The nucleotide window GCTGAAACTCGCCGCGTTGTCCAGCCAGCCATGCAGCGCGATCACCGGGCGGCCGTCCTGCGGTCCGTACAGGTGCGCAGCCACTTCGATATGCGGCAAGCTCAGCCGGACCTCCTCGAATGCCACACTCATGCGGCACCCCGGTTCGCGACAGCCGGGTTCCAGCGAGCCAGCAGACGACGCAGCAGATCGGCGGTTTCCGTCGGACGCTCCAGTGGGAACATATGTCCGCCGGGCAGGCGATGCGCCTCGCCGCGCGCCATTAAGCGCAGCAGATAGGCGTGATGTGGCAGCACCACGCGGCTGTCGCGGCCGCGCACCATCGCCAGCGGAATCTTCAATGCCGGCGGCCAGCCAGGCGTCACATGCGGCACGCTGCGGTAGATGTCGATCTCTGTCCGCGGATCGAAACGCAGGCGCATCCCCTGCCCCGCCGGCTCGAGGCCATGCTCGATATAGGCAGCCAGGCAGTCGGGATCGAAGCTGCGAAAAAGCGTCTTGCCGGCGAAATAGGCATGTGCTTCCTCGGCGCTGTCGAACTGCTCGCGCCGGCCCAGGGTGCGCCCGGCCGGCGTCAGCCGATCGATGAAACCGAGCCGCTTGGCGGCCCAGATCAGCGTCTGGTCGAACCACGTCGGCAGCGGCGAATCGAGCATCACCACGCCGTGATACAGCTCGGGGCGCAGCAGCGCCGCACGGTAATGCAGCATGCCACCGAAGGAATGGCCAACGCCCCAGACCGGCTCGCCCAGCCGCTCCAGCTGCTCGAACAGCTCCTGCAGCAGGTTGTGCCAGTTGTCGTCCACCGGAAAGCGCGGATCGTGGCCATGCCGGTCCATGTGCTCCACACGGTATTCAGGCGCCAGCGCGGCGAACAACTTGCGGTAGGTCGCCGACGGGAAGCCGTTGGCATGGGCGAAGAAGATGCGTTGCGACATGGACACGGCTGACGAGAAAGGTCAGGCCATTGTAGGCGGCCACCCCTGCCGGACAATCGCCCCGACGCGCCCGCGTGAGCGGCATTCATGCCAAACAACGGACCGTGGCGGGTCGACGGTGTTATTCGGACAGCGGCACTATCGCCACCGTCAGCCGCGAGATGCAGCTGGGCTTGCCATCTTCGCCATGCAGGCGAATATCCCAGACATGCGTCGAGCGCCCCAGATGCACCGGGCGGCACACGCCGGTCACGCGCCCGCTGCGCAGCGCGCGCAGGTGGTTGGCGTTGACTTCGAGCCCGACGCAATAGAAGCGGCTGGTGTCGATGCAGTGATAGCTGGCCATCGACCCGAGGGTCTCGGCCAACACCACCGACGCCCCGCCGTGCAGCAGGCCGTACGGCTGATGGGTACGCGCATCGACCGGCATGCTCGCGGTGATGGACTGGTCGTCGAAGGACTCGAAGCGAATATCCAGCAGTTCGCTGATGGTGTTCTTGCGGTTGCTGTGCAGGCTGTCCAGATCGGGCTGACGTTTCCAGATACTCAAAGTCACGCACTCCATTTCCATATTGTTGTTATCGAACGGCACGTTTGCCGGCAGCGGGCCGACTTTGGCTGGCGCTCAGCGAGCGTGGCGCAGCGAGACCAGGCGCATCAGCCCGGCAGCCAGCGCTTCGCCTTCCAGTTCGGCGAGGCTGGAGGTCGCCATCGGCAACGACTCGTCGCGCTGGCCATGCACCAGCCAGCCACCGAGCGTACCGACGAATGGCTGGTGCGTCACCAGCAGCAAATGCTGTTCAGGGCGCCGGTCCAGATACAGCATGGCTTCGCGCAGATCGGAATCGGGCGTCGCCCAGGGCACGGTCTCGAACGAACCGCTGAAGCCCAGCTCCTGACGAACGATCTCCGCCGTCTGCTGGGCGCGCTGATAAGGGCTTACCAGAATCGTCTGCAGCGGCCGGTTGCGCAGATGCGCGGCAATCGCACGCACGTCGAGCCGCCCCTGTTCGGTCAGATTGCGTTCGGCGTCCGTGCGCGCTCGCGGCTCGGCCTCGCCGTGACGTAATAGCCAGAGTTTCATGGCGTTGGCTCTTGTGGCGAGGAGGGGGTCGGCGGTGCGGTCGGCGCACTCGGCAAGTCGGCGGCACGCGGTGCCGGCCAGTCCGATAGCGGCCAGGGCTTGTGTTCGGTGTTGAAGGTGCCGAAACGGCCGATCTGCGCGATGTACTGGCTCAGGCTGTCGCCAAATCCCTGCAGGCTCGGGTCCGGCTGGCCTTTGAGTACACGCAGGAACAGCTGCAGCAACACGACAACCAGCAGCACCAGCTCGGCCAGCTGCCAGACGAGAAAGAACAGCAGCATCCAAACGATCCGCAGAATCAGCGACTCACGCTCGGCGCCGTGATTGGATTGGTTCATGGTTTTCTCTTGTCCTGTTCAGAAACCGTCGGTGGAAATGAAGTCGATATCGGTCTTCGGCTCGCCACGCATCAGCGCGCCGATCACCTGATCGAGCGTACGCCCCTCGAAAAGCACCGCATGCAGCCCCGCGACCAGCGGCATGTAGACCTGCATCTCCTCGGCCTTGGTCTTGAGCACCTTGATGGTGTTAACGCCCTCGGCGACTTCGCCCAGGCGCGACACCGCTTCCTCGAGACTCAGACCTTCTCCCAGCGCATGGCCGACCTGGAAGTTGCGGCTCTTGGGCGAGGTACAGGTCACGATCAGGTCGCCGACCCCGGCCAGGCCGAGGAAAGTCATCGGATTAGCCCCGAGCTTGACCGCGAAGCGCGTCATCTCGGCGAGTGCGCGGGTGATCAGCATGCTGCGGGTGTTCTCGCCCATGCCCAGCGCCGCCGCCATGCCCGCCATGATCGCGTAGACATTCTTCAGCGCACCACCCAGCTCGACGCCGAAGCGGTCGGCGCTGGCATAGACGCGAAAGGTCCGGCCATGCAGGACTGCCTGCACGTTGCGACATAGTGCCTCATCGTCGCTGGCCACCACGGTGGCGGTGAGCGCATGCTCGGCGACCTCGCGCGCGAGATTCGGCCCGGACAGCACCCCGATGCGTGCCTGGGGTGCGATTTCTTCGAGGATCTGACTCATCAGCTTGAAGCCGTGCGCCTCGATACCTTTGGTGGTGCTGACCAGCTGTTTGCCCGCCAACTGCGCGGAAAACGGCTGCAGCGCCTGGCGCAACGCGCTGGACGGCAGCGCGACGAAGATCAATTCGCACGCATCCAGGGTCTGCGCCAGATCGGTGGTCGGCTGCACCTGCGGCAGGATGGTCACGCCCTTGAGATAGCGCGGGTTCTGGCGCTGACTGCGAATGCTTTCAGCCTGCTCGGCGTCACGCATCCAGAGTCGGACGTCGTGCCCGTTCTCCGCCAGCAGATTGGCGATCGCCGTACCGAAACTGCCGCCGCCGAGCACGGCGATGGGTTGCTTAGCTGTCATGTGGTTACCGTAATGAGCCATTCGCGATGGCAATAGCTGGACATTATACGTTGCACATCGCACGCAGCCACCGCCCAGCCGGGCCAAGCAGGGCACTTCGCGGCGCGTTGGCGAAGCCACGGCATTCCTGCGTTGAACATTGGTCTATGACACGGAGCCGCTGCAAAATCTTCGTGATGCGGCAAGGAGTGTTAAAGTAGCCCGCCATCTCCGTCCTCACTTTGCTGCAGCGGCGGGCTGGAGAAGCGATGACCGACTGTCCACGCTGTGACTTTAGCCACAACGCGACAGTCTATGACTAGTCTTTATAGCCAGGCCCCGTGCGCACGGAGCCGGTCGGTAAGCAGCACAAAGCCCTGCATAGAAGGGACCATTGAGGAATACGCATGACCAAACAACACGCCTTTACTCGGGAAGACCTGCTTCGTTGCAGCCGCGGCGAGCTCTTCGGTCCCGGTAATGCGCAACTGCCCGCACCGAACATGCTGATGGTCGACCGTATCGTTCACATCAGCGAAGTCGGCGGCAAGTATGGCAAGGGCGAGCTGGTCGCCGAACTGGATATCAACCCTGATCTCTGGTTCTTTGCCTGCCATTTCGAAGGTGATCCGGTCATGCCCGGTTGCCTGGGCCTGGATGCCATGTGGCAGCTGGTTGGCTTCTACCTCGGCTGGCAGGGCAACCCCGGCCGCGGCCGCGCCCTCGGCTCGGGCGAAGTGAAATTCTTCGGCCAGGTCCTGCCGACCGCCAAGAAGGTCACCTATAACATCCATATCAAGCGCACCATCAACCGCTCGCTGATCCTCGGCATCGCCGACGGCACTGTCAGCGTCGATGGCCGCGAGATCTACAGTGCCGAAGGTTTG belongs to Pseudomonas phenolilytica and includes:
- a CDS encoding alpha/beta fold hydrolase — its product is MSQRIFFAHANGFPSATYRKLFAALAPEYRVEHMDRHGHDPRFPVDDNWHNLLQELFEQLERLGEPVWGVGHSFGGMLHYRAALLRPELYHGVVMLDSPLPTWFDQTLIWAAKRLGFIDRLTPAGRTLGRREQFDSAEEAHAYFAGKTLFRSFDPDCLAAYIEHGLEPAGQGMRLRFDPRTEIDIYRSVPHVTPGWPPALKIPLAMVRGRDSRVVLPHHAYLLRLMARGEAHRLPGGHMFPLERPTETADLLRRLLARWNPAVANRGAA
- a CDS encoding hotdog fold thioesterase gives rise to the protein MSIWKRQPDLDSLHSNRKNTISELLDIRFESFDDQSITASMPVDARTHQPYGLLHGGASVVLAETLGSMASYHCIDTSRFYCVGLEVNANHLRALRSGRVTGVCRPVHLGRSTHVWDIRLHGEDGKPSCISRLTVAIVPLSE
- the sixA gene encoding phosphohistidine phosphatase SixA, giving the protein MKLWLLRHGEAEPRARTDAERNLTEQGRLDVRAIAAHLRNRPLQTILVSPYQRAQQTAEIVRQELGFSGSFETVPWATPDSDLREAMLYLDRRPEQHLLLVTHQPFVGTLGGWLVHGQRDESLPMATSSLAELEGEALAAGLMRLVSLRHAR
- a CDS encoding DUF4389 domain-containing protein, translated to MNQSNHGAERESLILRIVWMLLFFLVWQLAELVLLVVVLLQLFLRVLKGQPDPSLQGFGDSLSQYIAQIGRFGTFNTEHKPWPLSDWPAPRAADLPSAPTAPPTPSSPQEPTP
- a CDS encoding NAD(P)H-dependent glycerol-3-phosphate dehydrogenase → MTAKQPIAVLGGGSFGTAIANLLAENGHDVRLWMRDAEQAESIRSQRQNPRYLKGVTILPQVQPTTDLAQTLDACELIFVALPSSALRQALQPFSAQLAGKQLVSTTKGIEAHGFKLMSQILEEIAPQARIGVLSGPNLAREVAEHALTATVVASDDEALCRNVQAVLHGRTFRVYASADRFGVELGGALKNVYAIMAGMAAALGMGENTRSMLITRALAEMTRFAVKLGANPMTFLGLAGVGDLIVTCTSPKSRNFQVGHALGEGLSLEEAVSRLGEVAEGVNTIKVLKTKAEEMQVYMPLVAGLHAVLFEGRTLDQVIGALMRGEPKTDIDFISTDGF
- the fabA gene encoding 3-hydroxyacyl-[acyl-carrier-protein] dehydratase FabA; the protein is MTKQHAFTREDLLRCSRGELFGPGNAQLPAPNMLMVDRIVHISEVGGKYGKGELVAELDINPDLWFFACHFEGDPVMPGCLGLDAMWQLVGFYLGWQGNPGRGRALGSGEVKFFGQVLPTAKKVTYNIHIKRTINRSLILGIADGTVSVDGREIYSAEGLRVGLFTSTDSF